A window of the candidate division KSB1 bacterium genome harbors these coding sequences:
- the gyrB gene encoding DNA topoisomerase (ATP-hydrolyzing) subunit B, with translation MARKVAEEEGSPPSAPGVGTEAAEYDASQIQVLRGLEAVRRRPAMYIGDVSTRGLHHLVYEVVDNSVDEALAGYCTEIEVVVRRDGAVSVWDNGRGIPVDIHPTEKRPAVEVVMTVLHAGGKFDKKVYRVSGGLHGVGLSVVNALSEWLEVEVRRHGKVYWQRYERGIPVTPLQVRGTAHDTGTTVTFLPDKEIFKKRTFSFDVLSERMRELAFLNPGLRITLRDEKERREAVFYSLGGLEEFVRYIDEGRTPIHSKVIVISGERDGVPVELAMQYNDSYNDNVFTYVNNIHTVEGGTHLIGFRTALTRTLNQYAHKNNLIKNEEITLTGEDVREGLTAVLSVKVMEPQFEGQTKTRLGNSEVKGIVESIVGEGLARFLEQNPSDARKIIEKALSAAHSREAARKARELTRRKRALDTAGLPGKLADCSLQDPEHTELYLVEGDSAGGSAKQGRDRQFQAILPLKGKILNVEKARLDKILSNEEIRTIVAALGTGIGKDEFDPSRLRYGKIIIMTDADVDGSHIRTLLLTFFFRYMRELIEAGKVYIAQPPLYRIRKGKEEYYAYDDDERDEILEKIGRNGVEIQRYKGLGEMNPEQLWRTTMDPERRTLLQVTIEEAFEADRIFSTLMGDKVEPRRRFIEENAKYVRNLDI, from the coding sequence ATGGCGAGAAAAGTCGCTGAAGAGGAAGGATCTCCGCCTTCTGCGCCAGGGGTAGGAACGGAGGCGGCTGAGTACGACGCTAGCCAAATCCAGGTTCTGCGGGGCCTGGAAGCTGTTCGGCGCCGGCCAGCCATGTACATCGGCGACGTGTCCACCCGGGGTCTGCACCACCTCGTGTACGAGGTGGTGGACAATAGCGTGGACGAGGCCCTGGCCGGCTACTGCACCGAGATCGAGGTCGTCGTTCGGCGGGACGGTGCGGTCTCCGTCTGGGATAATGGCCGCGGCATCCCGGTGGATATCCACCCCACGGAGAAAAGACCGGCTGTGGAGGTGGTGATGACTGTCCTCCATGCCGGCGGCAAGTTCGACAAGAAGGTCTACCGGGTATCGGGCGGTCTTCACGGAGTCGGTCTTTCGGTGGTGAACGCCCTCTCCGAATGGCTCGAGGTCGAGGTCCGGCGCCACGGCAAAGTCTACTGGCAGAGATACGAGCGGGGGATACCGGTGACGCCCCTGCAGGTCCGGGGTACGGCCCACGACACCGGCACGACGGTCACGTTTCTACCGGACAAGGAGATCTTCAAGAAGCGCACCTTCAGCTTTGACGTACTAAGCGAAAGAATGCGCGAGCTTGCCTTCCTCAATCCCGGCCTACGGATTACGCTTCGGGACGAGAAAGAGCGAAGAGAGGCGGTCTTTTACTCGTTGGGGGGCCTGGAGGAGTTCGTTCGCTACATCGACGAGGGTAGGACGCCCATCCACAGTAAAGTCATCGTCATCTCCGGAGAGCGCGACGGGGTGCCGGTCGAACTCGCCATGCAGTACAATGACTCCTACAACGACAACGTGTTCACGTACGTGAATAACATCCATACGGTCGAAGGCGGCACCCATCTCATCGGATTCCGAACGGCTCTGACGAGAACTCTGAATCAGTACGCCCACAAGAACAACCTCATCAAGAACGAGGAGATCACCCTCACGGGCGAGGATGTCCGAGAGGGTCTGACTGCGGTGCTCAGCGTGAAGGTGATGGAGCCCCAATTTGAGGGGCAGACCAAGACGCGCTTGGGTAACAGCGAGGTCAAGGGCATCGTCGAGTCGATCGTCGGCGAGGGGCTGGCCCGTTTCCTGGAGCAGAATCCCTCCGACGCGAGGAAGATCATCGAGAAAGCTCTCAGCGCTGCGCACTCCAGGGAGGCCGCGAGGAAAGCCCGCGAACTGACCCGACGGAAGAGGGCCCTGGACACGGCGGGCCTCCCCGGAAAACTGGCTGACTGCTCACTTCAGGACCCCGAACATACGGAATTGTACCTTGTCGAAGGGGACTCGGCGGGAGGCTCAGCGAAACAGGGGAGGGACCGCCAGTTCCAGGCGATCCTGCCGCTAAAAGGGAAAATCCTGAATGTGGAGAAGGCCCGCCTGGACAAGATCCTGTCCAACGAGGAGATCCGTACCATCGTGGCCGCTCTGGGGACGGGCATCGGCAAGGATGAGTTCGATCCTTCCCGTCTCCGCTACGGTAAGATCATCATCATGACCGACGCGGATGTCGATGGCTCCCACATCCGAACGCTCCTCCTGACCTTCTTCTTCCGGTATATGAGGGAGCTGATCGAAGCAGGCAAGGTGTACATTGCGCAGCCGCCTCTCTACCGCATTCGGAAAGGCAAGGAGGAATACTACGCCTACGACGACGACGAGCGCGATGAGATTTTGGAGAAAATCGGCCGTAATGGGGTCGAGATTCAGCGCTACAAGGGTTTGGGGGAAATGAACCCCGAGCAGCTCTGGCGCACCACAATGGACCCCGAGCGCCGCACCCTCCTCCAGGTGACCATAGAGGAGGCATTCGAAGCGGACCGCATCTTTTCCACCCTTATGGGGGACAAGGTGGAACCCCGCAGACGATTCATCGAAGAGAACGCCAAGTACGTCCGGAACCTGGACATCTGA
- the gyrA gene encoding DNA gyrase subunit A, whose protein sequence is MKDSYLAYSMSVIVARALPDVRDGLKPVHRRVLYGMLELGLRPNAPYKKSARIVGEVLGKYHPHGDAAVYDAMVRMVQDFSMRYPLIDGQGNFGSVDGDNPAAMRYTEARLAPIAEELLRDLDKDTVDFVPNFDETLKEPSVLPALLPNLIVNGSSGIAVGMATNIPPHNLGEVVDALVALIDHPDLTVEGLMKYIKGPDFPTGGIVYGIEGVDEAYRTGRGHITVRGRVSVERGRGGHQNLIITELPYQVNKANLIERIAELVQERKLEGISDLRDESDREGMRIVVELKRDAQPEVVLNQLYKHTPLQTTFGVIMLALVDGQPRVLNLKQILQHFLDFRHEVVVRRTRFELDKAEKRAHILEGYRIALDHIDEVIDIIRRSRTPDTAKKNLMKRFGLSEVQAEAILDMRLQRLTGLERRKIEEEYLETIQLIAKLKALLESKALRMQLIKEELLQLKAKYGDERRTEIVEETREWTVEDFVAEEDVVIAVSHKGFIKRFPVSSYRRQGSKVKVSDLEDDWIENLFVASTRHHILFFTDRGRCYGLKVHEIPEAAPSARGRALANLLELEEGERVAGSLAVREFAEGLFVLMVTAKGTVKKTELAQFARPRRSGVQAAAVEEGDRLMDVRLTDGNQDVVLVTAEGKAIRFSEREVRPMGRTATGVRGISLSKGDKVVGVATVRHGGRILVVSEKGWGKAVDLDSYRRTGRGGKGLITARTTARTGKLVGALSITPEDEIMVVTTGGKLVRIHARDVRVMNRDTQGARLVQVEPGETVADLARVVNGG, encoded by the coding sequence ATGAAGGACTCCTACCTGGCCTATTCGATGTCGGTGATCGTGGCCAGGGCGCTGCCGGATGTGCGGGACGGCCTCAAGCCGGTTCACCGCCGCGTCCTGTACGGCATGCTGGAGCTTGGCCTGCGACCCAATGCCCCTTACAAGAAGAGCGCGCGCATTGTCGGCGAGGTCCTCGGCAAGTACCACCCGCACGGGGACGCGGCCGTGTACGATGCGATGGTGCGCATGGTCCAGGACTTCAGCATGCGATATCCGCTGATCGACGGGCAGGGCAACTTCGGTTCCGTCGACGGCGACAATCCCGCAGCCATGCGCTACACGGAGGCTCGTCTTGCCCCCATCGCGGAAGAACTACTGCGAGATCTGGACAAGGACACCGTCGATTTCGTTCCGAATTTCGATGAGACGCTGAAGGAACCGAGCGTCCTTCCCGCTCTTCTGCCCAACCTCATCGTCAACGGCTCCTCCGGGATTGCCGTAGGGATGGCTACTAATATCCCGCCGCACAACCTCGGCGAGGTCGTAGATGCCCTGGTCGCCCTGATCGATCATCCAGACCTCACCGTCGAGGGGCTGATGAAGTATATCAAGGGGCCCGACTTCCCCACCGGCGGGATTGTCTACGGCATAGAGGGGGTGGACGAGGCCTATCGCACGGGGCGCGGCCACATCACCGTCCGTGGGCGTGTCAGTGTCGAGCGAGGTAGGGGGGGCCACCAGAATCTGATTATTACCGAGTTGCCGTATCAGGTCAACAAGGCCAATTTGATTGAGCGCATCGCCGAGCTTGTGCAGGAGCGCAAGCTTGAGGGGATCTCCGACCTGCGGGACGAATCCGACCGGGAGGGGATGCGCATCGTCGTAGAGTTGAAGCGGGATGCCCAGCCCGAAGTGGTGCTCAACCAGCTCTACAAACACACTCCTCTGCAAACCACCTTCGGGGTCATCATGCTGGCCCTGGTAGACGGGCAGCCGCGCGTGCTCAATCTGAAGCAGATTCTTCAGCACTTCCTTGACTTCCGCCACGAGGTTGTGGTTCGGCGCACCCGGTTTGAGCTGGACAAGGCCGAAAAGCGGGCTCACATCCTGGAGGGTTACCGCATCGCGCTGGACCACATCGACGAGGTGATCGACATCATCCGCCGCTCGCGCACGCCGGACACCGCGAAGAAGAACCTGATGAAGCGCTTCGGACTCAGCGAGGTCCAGGCTGAGGCCATCCTCGATATGCGTCTGCAGCGCCTCACCGGGCTTGAGCGCCGTAAGATCGAGGAGGAGTACCTCGAGACCATCCAGCTCATCGCCAAACTGAAGGCCCTCCTGGAGAGCAAAGCGCTTCGGATGCAGCTCATCAAGGAAGAGCTCCTACAACTGAAGGCCAAGTACGGTGACGAGAGGCGCACGGAAATCGTCGAGGAGACCCGCGAGTGGACGGTCGAAGACTTCGTGGCCGAAGAGGACGTCGTCATCGCGGTCTCTCACAAGGGATTCATTAAGCGTTTCCCCGTATCGAGCTACCGGCGTCAGGGGAGCAAGGTGAAGGTCTCGGACCTGGAGGACGACTGGATCGAGAACCTCTTCGTGGCTTCCACGCGCCACCACATCCTGTTCTTCACCGATAGGGGCCGGTGCTACGGGCTGAAAGTGCACGAGATCCCGGAGGCGGCACCCAGTGCTCGAGGGCGCGCATTGGCCAATCTCCTCGAGCTGGAGGAGGGTGAGCGCGTGGCGGGTTCCTTGGCCGTCCGCGAGTTCGCCGAAGGGCTTTTCGTGCTGATGGTTACCGCCAAAGGCACGGTGAAGAAGACGGAGCTGGCGCAGTTTGCGCGACCCCGGCGGAGCGGCGTCCAGGCCGCGGCTGTGGAGGAGGGCGACCGCCTGATGGACGTGCGCCTCACCGACGGAAATCAGGACGTCGTGCTGGTGACCGCCGAGGGCAAGGCCATCCGCTTCAGTGAGCGCGAAGTTCGGCCTATGGGGCGCACAGCTACCGGGGTAAGAGGCATTAGCCTGAGCAAGGGGGACAAGGTGGTCGGGGTGGCCACGGTCCGTCACGGCGGCCGCATCCTTGTGGTGAGCGAGAAGGGCTGGGGCAAGGCAGTTGACCTGGATAGCTACCGCCGCACCGGGCGCGGAGGAAAGGGGCTCATCACTGCGCGTACCACGGCCCGGACGGGCAAGCTTGTTGGGGCGCTGTCCATCACCCCGGAAGACGAGATCATGGTGGTCACCACGGGAGGGAAACTGGTGCGCATCCACGCGCGGGACGTCCGGGTGATGAATCGCGACACCCAGGGAGCACGTCTGGTCCAGGTCGAGCCCGGTGAGACGGTGGCTGACCTTGCGCGAGTGGTGAACGGAGGCTGA
- a CDS encoding patatin-like phospholipase family protein — protein sequence MGQQSPLGKHARARLRALLTVAALALRSSGAPAAAQPVYSLPTVSLGDTVLGVYCKGLQLERPLRPKVGVALSGGGVRGLAQIGILKCLLESGLPVDVVAGASMGSIVGGLLASGLDPDELWDLARQIQWSEILQDRPPRTQLFLGQKLERERHIIQFRLEESSLRPDIPLALSPGQRLTLTLVALALRSPFGCLQSFDQYPVRLRILATDLIGGQPVVLSSGDLAEAMRASSSIPLLFSPVDWNGTMLVDGGLVDNIPVDETRKAGADMVIAIDTTSPLRGPQELDLPWEMADQVTTIMQLRRNEEQLKKADVAIRVPFRDQTALEFRNLEGIYQSGCDLGLAYVDEVRQRYRSLEDSLIRQHWSLRPDSTLRVRVVLCHPGDLQRLGADLVGDPCVRRIYHTLANLVDSGYVSASFQLVGDTLRLDAQPGPIVARIRWTGDPGLDSLLGPLRERWEGKTLSYPRFRQLVAATLRALREQDLALARVDTAIYDALSGELVLHVHPGRIADVHIVGTRRTRDFVLLREFPLHQGEYFRLHHALEGLANVYSTGLFEWVGLSVLEGKNGYKVALRVKERSPRLLRFGARYDLERRGKAFAEYADENLAGAGNPFTITGIYGVRDQALHASYRVDRLFRSYLTSEFRAYWETGRHFTYARGLRAGEYRRNQSGLAFSFGQQMRRLGTVWLSVRWQNTDLDRISGSGYPTGSYDLRTIGLRSVVDTRDHIPFARTGKRHEWFYEYSSGVFLTSEVSYTKLASVMESFFTRGRHTLHPRLAWGVSDLTTPFPEQYVLGGLDSFFGLREEELRGRHFLEASFEYRFALPWGVGADWYCGVRLDWGAAWETNTGVRSRDLFYGLGGYLAADTPLGPFTVAYGRTQRGESTWYLSLGRAF from the coding sequence GTGGGACAACAAAGCCCTCTCGGGAAACACGCAAGGGCGAGGCTGCGGGCGCTGCTGACCGTGGCGGCGCTCGCGCTCCGGAGCTCGGGCGCACCCGCCGCTGCGCAGCCGGTCTACAGCCTCCCGACCGTTTCCTTGGGGGACACCGTACTGGGTGTTTACTGTAAAGGCCTCCAGCTGGAGCGCCCCTTGCGGCCCAAAGTTGGGGTCGCCCTCAGCGGTGGAGGAGTGCGGGGACTTGCCCAGATCGGCATCTTGAAATGCCTGCTCGAGAGCGGTCTGCCTGTCGACGTGGTGGCGGGAGCCAGCATGGGCAGCATCGTGGGGGGGCTTCTGGCGTCGGGCCTCGATCCCGATGAGTTGTGGGATCTGGCGCGCCAGATTCAGTGGAGCGAGATCCTGCAAGACCGCCCTCCTCGGACGCAACTGTTCCTCGGCCAGAAACTGGAGCGCGAACGTCACATCATCCAGTTCCGACTGGAAGAGTCGTCCCTCAGGCCCGATATCCCCCTGGCCCTTTCTCCAGGCCAACGTCTGACCCTCACCCTCGTTGCCCTGGCCCTGCGCTCACCCTTCGGATGCCTTCAGTCCTTCGACCAGTATCCGGTCCGTCTCCGCATTCTTGCTACGGACCTCATCGGGGGGCAGCCCGTGGTCCTTTCCTCCGGCGACCTTGCGGAGGCAATGCGCGCTTCCTCCTCGATCCCTCTGCTCTTTTCGCCCGTGGACTGGAACGGCACCATGCTCGTCGACGGCGGGCTGGTCGATAACATCCCCGTTGACGAGACCCGAAAAGCTGGCGCCGACATGGTCATCGCCATCGACACGACTTCCCCCTTGCGTGGCCCCCAGGAGTTGGATCTGCCGTGGGAGATGGCAGACCAGGTAACAACGATCATGCAGCTTCGCCGAAACGAGGAGCAACTCAAGAAGGCGGACGTCGCCATCCGGGTGCCGTTCCGGGACCAGACCGCGCTCGAATTCCGCAACCTGGAGGGAATTTACCAGAGCGGTTGCGACCTCGGCCTCGCCTACGTCGATGAGGTGCGGCAGCGTTACCGCAGCCTCGAGGACTCCCTGATTCGTCAGCACTGGAGCCTCCGGCCGGACAGCACACTGCGCGTGCGGGTCGTCCTCTGCCACCCCGGGGACCTTCAGAGGCTGGGCGCGGACCTCGTCGGGGACCCCTGCGTTCGGAGGATCTACCACACCCTGGCGAACCTTGTCGATTCCGGTTACGTCAGCGCCTCCTTTCAGCTTGTCGGCGATACCCTTCGCCTCGATGCGCAGCCCGGACCGATCGTCGCCCGCATCCGATGGACGGGCGACCCGGGACTTGACAGTCTGCTCGGCCCGTTGCGGGAACGATGGGAGGGCAAGACCCTCTCATACCCTCGGTTCCGGCAGCTGGTAGCAGCGACCTTGCGAGCGCTCCGGGAACAGGACCTGGCCCTGGCACGCGTGGACACGGCCATCTACGATGCCCTCTCGGGGGAGCTGGTTCTTCACGTCCATCCGGGGAGGATCGCCGACGTACACATCGTGGGGACGAGGCGCACCCGGGACTTTGTCCTCCTGCGAGAGTTTCCCCTTCACCAGGGCGAATATTTCCGGTTACACCACGCCCTCGAGGGCCTTGCGAACGTCTACAGCACGGGCCTCTTCGAGTGGGTTGGCCTTTCGGTTCTCGAGGGCAAGAACGGGTACAAAGTCGCCCTCCGCGTCAAAGAGCGAAGTCCACGGCTCCTCCGCTTCGGGGCCCGCTACGATCTTGAAAGACGCGGGAAGGCCTTTGCCGAGTATGCGGACGAGAACCTTGCGGGCGCTGGCAATCCCTTCACGATCACGGGAATCTATGGGGTACGCGACCAGGCCCTCCACGCATCATACCGGGTAGATCGCCTGTTCCGTAGCTACCTGACCTCCGAGTTCAGGGCGTACTGGGAGACCGGTCGCCACTTCACCTACGCCAGGGGCCTTCGCGCTGGTGAGTACCGGCGCAACCAATCCGGTCTTGCCTTCTCCTTTGGGCAGCAGATGCGGCGCCTCGGGACAGTTTGGCTCTCTGTCCGTTGGCAGAACACAGACCTCGATCGCATCTCCGGTTCAGGTTATCCCACGGGAAGCTACGACCTCCGCACCATCGGCCTTCGATCCGTCGTCGACACGCGAGACCACATCCCTTTTGCCCGGACCGGAAAGCGGCACGAATGGTTCTACGAGTACTCGTCGGGGGTTTTTCTGACCAGCGAGGTTTCGTACACCAAGCTCGCTTCCGTGATGGAGAGCTTCTTCACGCGAGGCCGCCACACGCTCCACCCGCGGCTGGCGTGGGGCGTATCGGACCTCACCACCCCTTTCCCGGAGCAGTACGTTCTGGGCGGTCTTGACTCCTTCTTTGGGCTTCGCGAGGAAGAACTGCGGGGTCGGCACTTCCTCGAGGCGTCGTTCGAGTATCGCTTCGCGCTCCCGTGGGGAGTCGGGGCCGACTGGTATTGCGGTGTGCGCCTGGACTGGGGCGCGGCCTGGGAAACCAATACGGGCGTGCGCTCGCGCGATCTCTTCTACGGCCTGGGCGGCTACCTCGCCGCAGACACCCCTTTGGGTCCCTTCACGGTGGCCTACGGACGCACCCAGCGCGGGGAAAGTACCTGGTACCTGAGCCTCGGCAGGGCGTTTTGA
- a CDS encoding tetratricopeptide repeat protein, with protein sequence MRELLLPRRALLIVFSLWVGAGGCAYHRARLTVREPRAPRAAHPLALHHVFQGALFEAMGDPASALIEYQEALLYDSTSSAIYQAVAENYLRLRKLTSAVRMLERAVELDSENTEALRLLSDLYQHARKYDRVEWALRRLLACEPDDPDVLRNLVALLVAQGRVAEAIETVRAASEKVPFGAEDFLGIAEVFARQGAMDQARWLVQQAIHVDPDNESAYMEMANLQIEAGDTVGAQVLLERAIAQHPDFREARRRLHDVYVMQGNWHAAIQLLEQEIAEDSTDLDVWLQLGRLYVQHGDTARAESLFTELVSRFPDRSSPYISLAALHVARGDSAAAIEVLRRGLERAWDDELADRARDLLIRTKRSSEALDLLQKWVARDSTRIPPRLYLADLYLAVGDTAEAEWELRRLVVSFPQDWRGYFALGRLFYLRSMWGEALRYLERARQQESDFVGTWILCGIAYLRQDSLSQAEAIFREAASRFPNEAQLHFLLGNTLMRQRRPQEAVEFFEKASRLDPDDEDFLLGLAAAYDELRQYDRSDSLYRRLLERNPDHPTALNNYAYSLSLRGERLEEAFQMAHEALLAEPRNGAFLDTMGWILYRMGRYGEALEYIRKASELRSDSPEVFEHLGEVLEKLGNLEQARQAWQRALELDPTRRHLMEKIEGR encoded by the coding sequence ATGAGAGAATTACTTTTGCCGCGACGTGCGTTACTGATCGTTTTCAGCCTTTGGGTAGGGGCAGGTGGCTGTGCCTACCATCGTGCTCGGCTGACCGTACGGGAACCCAGGGCGCCGCGGGCTGCTCATCCCCTCGCCCTGCACCACGTGTTCCAGGGCGCCCTCTTCGAAGCCATGGGGGATCCGGCATCCGCTTTGATTGAGTACCAGGAAGCCCTCCTCTATGACTCCACCTCCAGCGCCATCTACCAGGCGGTCGCCGAAAATTACCTGCGGCTGCGTAAGCTGACGAGCGCGGTCCGGATGCTTGAACGTGCTGTCGAACTCGACAGCGAGAATACAGAGGCCCTTCGTCTCCTCAGCGATCTTTACCAGCATGCGCGGAAGTACGACCGCGTGGAGTGGGCGCTGCGCCGTCTCCTGGCCTGCGAGCCTGATGATCCGGATGTCCTGCGCAATCTTGTGGCGCTGCTCGTGGCGCAGGGGCGCGTTGCGGAGGCCATTGAAACCGTCCGCGCCGCCTCGGAGAAGGTTCCATTCGGCGCAGAGGACTTCCTCGGCATCGCCGAGGTGTTCGCACGCCAGGGAGCTATGGATCAAGCGCGCTGGCTGGTGCAGCAGGCGATTCATGTGGATCCGGATAACGAAAGCGCGTACATGGAGATGGCCAATCTTCAGATCGAGGCGGGGGACACCGTCGGAGCCCAGGTCTTGCTGGAGAGGGCCATTGCTCAGCATCCCGACTTTCGCGAGGCCCGGAGACGGCTCCATGACGTGTACGTCATGCAGGGCAACTGGCACGCCGCCATTCAGCTCCTCGAGCAGGAGATAGCGGAAGATTCCACGGACCTCGACGTTTGGCTCCAGCTGGGCAGGCTCTACGTCCAGCACGGGGATACTGCGCGAGCCGAGAGTCTCTTCACTGAGCTCGTCAGCCGATTTCCAGACAGGTCCAGTCCTTACATCTCCCTCGCTGCACTCCATGTGGCCCGGGGGGATAGCGCGGCCGCCATTGAGGTCTTGCGCAGGGGACTGGAGCGGGCGTGGGACGATGAACTCGCAGATCGTGCCCGGGATTTGCTGATCCGAACGAAACGGAGCAGCGAGGCCCTGGACCTGCTGCAGAAGTGGGTCGCAAGGGATTCGACCCGGATACCTCCTCGCCTGTATCTGGCCGATCTCTACCTTGCAGTCGGCGACACGGCCGAGGCCGAATGGGAGCTGCGCCGGCTGGTGGTCAGTTTCCCCCAGGACTGGCGTGGGTACTTTGCGCTGGGGAGATTGTTCTACCTCCGATCGATGTGGGGAGAGGCCTTGCGGTACCTGGAGCGGGCGCGGCAGCAGGAGAGCGACTTCGTCGGGACCTGGATCCTTTGCGGCATCGCCTACCTGCGCCAAGACAGCCTCTCCCAGGCTGAGGCGATATTCCGGGAAGCGGCCAGCCGGTTCCCGAATGAGGCCCAGCTCCACTTCCTCCTCGGGAACACCCTGATGCGTCAGCGGCGGCCTCAGGAGGCCGTGGAGTTCTTCGAGAAAGCAAGCCGTCTTGATCCCGATGACGAGGATTTTCTCCTCGGCCTTGCCGCGGCCTACGACGAGCTCAGGCAATACGATCGGTCGGACTCCCTGTACAGGCGCTTGCTGGAGCGCAATCCAGACCATCCCACGGCTCTGAACAACTACGCCTACAGCCTCTCGCTGCGCGGCGAAAGACTGGAGGAAGCTTTTCAAATGGCCCATGAGGCTCTCCTGGCTGAGCCGCGCAACGGTGCTTTCTTGGACACGATGGGCTGGATCCTCTACAGGATGGGCCGTTACGGCGAAGCCCTGGAATACATCCGGAAGGCCTCCGAATTGCGCAGTGACTCGCCGGAGGTCTTCGAGCATCTGGGAGAAGTCCTGGAGAAGCTTGGGAATCTGGAGCAGGCCCGGCAGGCCTGGCAAAGAGCCCTGGAACTCGACCCCACGCGAAGACACCTTATGGAGAAGATCGAGGGCCGATGA
- a CDS encoding glycosyltransferase family 2 protein: MRSGRSDVDLSILVPLLNEEESLRELHREITEALTPMGLSYEIVFVDDGSTDGSWEVLRQIASEDSHVRAFRFRRNFGKSAALACGFRQARGRYVVTMDADLQDDPAEIPRLMARLQEGWDLVNGWKRKRRDPWTRRVSSRLFNWAASCVAGLRLHDFNCGLKAYRREVIEALPVYGELHRFLPALAHWQGFRVTEQEVQHRPRRYGRSKYGLGRAKRGFFDLITVLFLTRYGKRPLHFFGVPGLLSVLAGAGLLAYLAYQRLFASVYLSNRPLLFLGLLLVIVGIQFVSIGLIGEMITEMQRERMPYTIRESLGPTQSDEPCGLS, encoded by the coding sequence GTGCGTTCGGGTCGATCGGATGTCGATCTTTCCATTCTTGTGCCCCTTCTGAACGAAGAGGAGTCGCTCCGTGAACTCCATCGGGAGATTACCGAGGCCCTGACCCCCATGGGCCTGAGCTATGAGATCGTGTTTGTGGACGATGGATCCACGGATGGGTCGTGGGAAGTCCTTCGCCAGATAGCTTCGGAAGACTCGCACGTCCGTGCCTTCCGTTTCCGACGAAACTTTGGGAAATCGGCGGCTTTGGCTTGTGGGTTCCGGCAGGCACGCGGCAGGTACGTCGTGACGATGGACGCGGACTTGCAGGACGATCCTGCTGAAATCCCGAGGTTGATGGCAAGGCTCCAGGAGGGGTGGGATCTGGTCAACGGCTGGAAGCGCAAGCGGCGTGACCCCTGGACGCGGCGGGTGAGCAGTCGGCTTTTCAACTGGGCGGCCTCGTGCGTGGCCGGACTGCGGCTACACGATTTCAATTGTGGCCTCAAGGCTTACCGGAGGGAGGTGATCGAGGCCCTCCCCGTGTACGGGGAGTTGCACCGGTTTCTCCCCGCGCTTGCCCACTGGCAAGGATTTCGAGTGACGGAGCAGGAAGTTCAGCATCGGCCGCGGCGATATGGCCGCAGCAAGTATGGCCTGGGCCGGGCCAAGCGCGGCTTTTTCGACTTGATCACCGTGCTCTTCCTCACGCGCTACGGCAAGCGCCCCTTGCATTTCTTCGGTGTACCGGGGCTCCTATCGGTGCTGGCCGGAGCAGGTCTTCTTGCGTACCTTGCGTACCAGCGTCTGTTCGCCTCGGTTTATCTCAGCAACCGCCCCCTGTTGTTCCTCGGTCTCCTGCTCGTCATCGTGGGCATCCAGTTTGTGTCGATAGGCCTGATCGGCGAGATGATCACGGAGATGCAGCGGGAGCGGATGCCCTACACGATTCGCGAGTCCCTGGGCCCCACCCAGAGCGACGAGCCATGCGGTTTGTCTTGA